ccgagaatatttcgttacttggatttctgaaaccaaaaacagcagaaaacaggaactggcacttcggcatcttgttaataggttagttccggaaaatgcatgaaaatgatataaagtgtgaacaaaacatgttggtattgtcataaaacaagcatggaacatcggaaattatagatacgttggagacgtatcagcatccccaagcttagttcctactcgtcctcgagtaggtaaacgataaaagataatttctgaggtgacatgctaccaacataatcttaatcataccattgtaaagcatatgagatgaatgcagcgattcgaaacaatgtaaatgcaatgagtaaacaagtgaatcatatagcaaagacttttcatgaatagtactttcgagacaagcatcaataagtcttgcataagagttactcataaagcaataaattcatagtagagacattgaagcaacacaatggaagattaagtttcagcggttgctttcaacttgtaacatgtatatctcatggatagttgtcaatgcaaagcaatataacaaatgcaataagcaagtatataagaatcaatgcacagttcacacaaatgtttgcttcttgaggtggagaaagataggtgaactgactcaacaataaaagtaaaagaatggtccttcaaagaggaaagcatcgattgctatatttgtgctagagcttttattttgaaaacatgaaacaattttgtcaacggtagtaataaagcatatgtatcatgtaaattatatcttacaagttgcaagcctcatgcatagtatactaatagtgcccgcaccttgtcctaattagcttggactaccggatcatcacaatgcacatgttttaaccaagtgtcacaaaggggtacctctatgccgctttgtacaaaggtctaaggagaaagctcgcattggatttctcgctattgattattctcaacttagacatccataccgggacaacatagacaacagataatggactcctcttttatgcataagcatgtaacaacaattaataattttctcatatgagattgaggatatatgtccaaaactgaaacttccaccatggatcatggttttagttagcggcccaatgttcttctctaacaatatgcatgcttaaccatagggtggtagatctctcttacttcagacaagacggacatgcatagcaactcacatgaaattcaacaatgaatagttgatggcgtccccagtgaacatggttatcgcacaacaagcaacttaataagagataaagtgcataattacatattcaataccacaatagtttttaagctatttgtcccatgagctatatattgcaaaggtgaatgatggaattttaaaggtagcactcaagcaatttactttggaatggcggaaaataccatgtagtaggtaggtatggtggacacaaatggcatagtgttgtttggctcaaggatttggatgcatgagaagtattccctctcgatacaaggtttaagttagcaaggttgtttgaagcaaacacaagcacgaactagtacagcaaaactcacataaaagacatattacaagcattataaaactatacatcgtcttccttgttgttcaaacatcttactagaaaatatctagactctagagaaaccactcatgcaaaccaaattttaacaagctctatgtatttcttcactaatgggtgcaaggtatatgatgcaagagcttaatcatgagcacaacaattgccaagtatcacattacccaagacattatagcaaattactacatgtatcattttccaattccaaccatataacaatttaacgaagaggaaacttcgccatgaatattatgagctaagaacacatgtgttcatacgaaccagcggagcgtgtctctctcccacacaagcatgatgtaatccaatttattcaaacacaaacaaaaacaaaagcaaacaaacagacgctccaagtaaagtacataagatgtgattgaataaaaatatagtttcaagagaaggaacctgataatttatcgatgaagaaggggatgccttgggcatccccaagcttagacgcttgagtcttcttgaaatatgcagggatgaaccaccggggcatccccaagcttagagctttcactcttcttgatcatagtatatcatcctcctctcttgacccttgaaaacttccttcacaccaaacttctcataaacttcattagaggggttagtacataatcaaaaactcacatgttcagaggtgacacaatcattcttaacacttctggacattgctcaaagttactggagtttaatggaacaaagaaatccatcccacatagcaaaagaggcaatgcgaaataaaaggcagaatctgtcaaaacagaacagtccgtaaagacgaatttctaataaatacttccgttgctcaaatcagaaaactcaaaactaatgaaagttgcgtacatatctgaggaacacgcacgtaaattggcatatttttctgatttttctacagagagaaaatcccagattcgtgacagatagaaatctgtttctgcgcagaaatccaaatctagtatcaaccttcgattagaggctcacttggcacaaccaaacacaaaactaagataaggagaggttgctacagtagtaaacaacttccaagacacaaatataaaaaaaagtactgtagcaaaataacacatgggttatctcccaagaagttctttctttatagccattaagatgggctcagcagttttaatgatgcactcgcaagaaatagtatttgaagcaaaagagagcatcaagaagcaaattcaaaacacatttaagtctaacatgcttcctatgcataggaatcttgtaaataaacaagttcatgaaaagcaaagtaacaagcataggaagataaaacaagtatagcttcaaaaatttcagcacatagagaggcattttagtaacatgaaaatttctacagccatattttcctctctcataataactttcagtagcatcatgagcaaactcaacaatataactatcacacaaagcattcttattatgagtctcatgcataaaattagtactactcccaacataagcatagttattcttattaattgtagtaggagcaaattcaacaaagtagctatcattattattctcatcatcaaatataggaggtatattgtaatcataatcaaattcatcctccataacaggtggtaacaaaagaccactatcattataatcatcataaataggaggtaaagtatcatcaaagaaaattttctcctcaatgcttgggggactaaaaagatcatgaaaaccagcttccccaagcttagaattttccatatcattagcaacaatggtgttcaaagcgttcatactaatatcattgctactagcatgcaaataagattccataggttttttaattttcgcattaaaccattcatgtcttgactcaggaaatagaataaaaagctcacagatgttttccattatgccaaactagtgtaaacaagaaacaaaaagttgcaattgcaggatctaaaggaaatagcttcgagcacaaacacaatggcgccagaaaagtactttacctggaaccggagtatgagtgccttttacctttcctccccggcaacggcgccagaaaagtgcttgatgtctacgttccccctcctttcctgtagacagtgttgggcctccaagagcagaggtttgtagaacagcagcaagttttcccttaagtggatcacccaaggtttatcgaactcagggaggaagaggtcaaagatatccctcttatgcaaccctgcaaccacaaaacaagaagtctcttgtgtccccaacacaccaaataggtgcactagttcggcgaagagatagtgaaatacaggtggtataaataagtatgagcagtagcaacggcgccagaaaatagcttgatggcgtgtagttgatggtggtagtattgcagcagtagtaacgcagtaaaacagtaaacaagcagcagtaactcagcagtatttaggaacaaggcctagggattacactttcactagtggacactctcaacattgatcacataacagaatagataaatgcatactctacacttttgttggatgatgaacacattgcgtaggattacacgaaccctcaatgccggagttaacaagctccacaataatgctcatattttagtaacctttagtgtaagatagatcaacataaccaaatagattacatcaataccatcatagtaatagttaacttcacaatctacaagagatcatgatcatagcctacgacaagaaccacacggtgcacacactagtcacctttacacacgtgcaggaggaatagaactactttaataacatcactagagtagcacatagatgaattgtgatacaaaactcatatgaatctcaatcatgtaaagcagctcatgagatcattgtattgaagtacatggagagagattaaccacatagctaccggtacagccccgagcctcgatggagaactactccctcctcatgggagtagcagcggtgatgaagatggcggtggagatggcagcggtgtcgatggagaagccttccgggggcacttccccgctccggcagcgtgccggaacagagactcctgtcccccagatcttggcctcgcgatggcggcggctctggaaggtttctgtggttttcgtcgaacgcatcagggttttcgatccaggggctttatataggcgaagaggcggcgccagggggtcgaagggctggccaaaccataggggggcgcgggcccccctaggccgcgccagggtatggtgtggtgggcctgtgccccccctctggtccctctcgtgtgttctggatgcttccggggattctaagatctttggcgttgatttcgtccgattccgagaatatttcgttactaggatttctgaaaccaaaaacagcagaaaacaggaactggcacttcggcatcttgttaataggttagttccggaaaatgcatgaaaatgatataaagtgtgaacaaaacatgttggtattgtcataaaacaagcatggaacatcggaaattatagatacgttggagacgtatcaagggcatAATCCATGTGATTTGCAGGAGATCCTAGAAGGTAAAAAAATTGGGAGGGTGAGCTGTAAAGGATCACTCACACTAATAGCAAAGGACTGCCAGTTGACGATTTTGCTGCTGGAAAAATTGTAAGTTTCACCTTCAAGTCACTACTTGAACTTCTAGGATCTCCTGCAAAGGACTGCCAGCACACATACTTGTTCTTGCAACAATACCTGCCATGACACTGCTTTCCTTGTAGAATGAAATTAATGACAAACTTAATGCCAATCCTGAACTACATGGGGAGGAACCAAATCCCAATGACCTGTATTCAACATTGTTTCCGAAAGCAAAGAAATCAACAAGGTATGGTATAGGCATGGTAGTTGGTGGAAAAGGATCAGAAAATCTAGCTGAAGCACTAGAAGCTCTTGAAGAGAGTAGGAAAGGGACCAGAGACCTCAAGCTTGTGGTCGAGAACATGGCACGAAAGACTGATATCATGGAAAGTCAATTGAGTCAACTAATGCTAGTATACCAAGCTAGCCAGAAAATACAAGACAACCAGCAACAGCAACAGCAGACTAGTGAAGAGGGAATGGAAGGTATTCCTACAATCCAGGTACACTACAACTTCTTCATTCATGAGTAATTACATGGTCAACAGTATTTTCCCACAGTCTGGGGATATCTAAATTTGTGATATGATTGGCCTAATGTAGGTTACCAAGCCAAATGTTGAGAAAGTTACTAGCAGTGAGGTTACAGATTGCAAAGCAAATGTAAGACGCAGCTTCTTCTTTCATGATCTGTATTGTAATCATACTATCCAGATGGTGCAGCTAAGTATTTGATAATTTTATTTAAATGCAGGAAACTAGATCAACTGAAGAAACAAATGTGAGAAGAAGCCAAAAACCTAGTCATACCTCAGAAGTTGGAGGATCTCAAGCCAAGGTAAAGTATCAACAGTTTCATGTCCACTTGGCTCCTAGATGGTCCTGTTAATTGTGTGCTCTGATTGTTTAAATGTAGGAAACTAGATCAAGTGAAGTAACACATGTGAAAAGAAGCCAAAAACCTAGTCATACCTCAGAAGTTGGAGGATCTCAAGCCAAGGTAAAGTGTCGACAGTTTCATGTCCACTTGGCTACTAGATGGTCCTGTTAATTGTGTGTACTGATTGTTTAAATGTTGGCCACCACAACTCATGAAGATAGAAGAGCCAGAAAAATAAAGGAGAGAAAGAGTGTGAAGGAACCTAATAGTTCTGTACCAAAGGTACGAGCTGCTAACATTGGTATTTTTTAAACTGGTAATTGAAGGTACCACCTAATCATACATGCATATGACAATATTGGTAATTGACAGGAAGCAATTTATACCCAAGAAACAACGTATAGCTAGGAAGGTGTATACAGCCAAGAAACTATGTATAGACAGGAAGAAATGTTTACCCATCAAGTAGAAGGGAATCATTCAAAGACAACCTACAAGCATCTAGAGGCAAAGGTACTGATCCTCATAGAATGAAATTACTCTACAAGCATCTAGATGCAATAACTGAGCCTTATCGAAAGAAATAACAAAATATGTTATCTGCAGACAGCTAGTGTGAACAAGATCATTAAATCGGTCAAAGTGGAGAAGGCACAAGAAAACAAGATGAAAAACAGTGAGGTgaagaagaaaaagaacaaaGGGACAGTCAAGGTGACAAAAGGGATGGACGTCGCATTAACTTCACCAACCAGTGAAGCAGTAGTGGCTCTTGGCACTGTGCAGAATGCAGACACTGATGAATACATTGAGGTTATGATCAACATGGTCTTGAAGAGAACCACGAGGTTACCACAAGCAAAGGGGAGAATGACGCTACTAGGTCAAGCTGAGGCACACTCAGTCCAGTGGTCAAGGAAGAATGTAAGTTACACTTGCCTCTTGAGAATGCCAATTATCACTTGATCAATACTGTAGTGTCATGAAAAAAACCATGTGAAACATGATCAATACTGTATTGTCATGAAACAACCATGATTGTAGTATTGGTGCACCTGCTGATATTTAGAGGAACTTCCATATATCAGGATTCTGCTTCCATAGATCCCCAAACAATTGCTTGATAACTATCTAATGCTTTAACTATCTATGCATGTTGCCTGACAAACCGTGTTGTTGCTCCTTACCATGTACTGGTGGTTGCTTATACTTGGAAAAGCATGTGTATTGATACAGTGACCTCTGTGATGCTTGCCAATCATCCTAGCCTAGCTTGTTGCCTATCAGTTGGTTATTTGATTTATCTTTGAAGCTTACTCTTGTTTCAGTGGATAAATGAAATGAATTGCTTTGCAGTAATGACTCTCTTACTTCTATTTCTCAAGCTATAGGGATGCCAACTATTGTTGGGGATCATAGCTTCATTTTGAACCTTGTTGGGTAATGCTTGCAGGTCAGCACTGAAGAAGTGGACATGACTCATGCATCAATTTTGAGCAGCATGGACAAGAACTTGCGCATTCATTCCAGATCAGATGGTAGGGTGTCGACATTGGAGGAGCAAGCAGCAAATCGAGATAAAATTAGGAGAACAGATAAACTCAATGACAGTAAAAACCCTGAGAGAACTAAGAGGAGGAGAACCTTCACCTTCAAGTCAAAAGCCTCCATAGCTGATCCAGTCCAGGCTGATGAATTGTTGGATGATGTGTGACCAGGCTGGATGATGCTTTCAAGCTGATGAATTTGTATGTTATCTAATGCTGGATGATCATGTTTATGACTGCTTATGACTGAATGCTTGCAAGTTATCTGATGCTGGATGATGTGTGCAATCTGTTTATGACTGAATGCTTGTTTGTGTAATTGTAAGTTAAATACCTGGATGTTTCAAAGTGTTGACTGATGATTTGACTGAATGTTCATGAATGCTGGCAGTACAGTAATTCAAAATATGCCTACAAAAAGAAACAACAGCATTAGGCCTATATGTCTGAAAACAAATTTGGAGGCATTTGCAGAAATGCCGGCAAAAGCTTTGAACAGCATCTCTGTCGCGTGCCAGAAAAAGATTCCGCGGCGTCTCCAGCTTGTGCCAGAATAAGATTCCACGACATCTCCAAAAAAgtgcccgcaaaaaccttccacggTACAAACCAAAAGAGCCAGCAAAATTCTTAACAGGCACAAACTGAGCTGCCTGAAATGGCTAATACTGGCAGACTTAATTGTGCCTTGACATACTTACGGCGGCATTTTCTGAAAAGTGCCGGCAAAGACCTACCTTGACTGGAATAAATGCAGCACTTTTTTTTGTGTCTTGAAAATCTTTGCCGGCACTTTTGATGCCTTTGCCGGCACTTTTTAATGCCTACAGTTCAGGTACGTGGTGTAGTGGACGCCGGCCATCTCGTGTCTGCTTATCGCATGCGCTGCCTGCTACTGCTTATCCCGTGCGTTGCCTGCTGCTTGTGGGATGGGGGTCAACCGAACGGCAATTAGAAGCAGGGGTACTGGGAGAGAGAGGTTAATAGGGGATTCGGGTGATGGTTGGGGTTCACCCAATCTCACCCCGGAGTAGATCCACTAGTGGATATAAATACCCACAACCGAACGAGGTGTAGATGTTTGTACCGTTGAATCACATTACCAAATCTCGGGCTGTTGTTACTTGTCCTGGTATGATCTTGCGCCTCCAACAGTAGCACACTGATGCCCACCACCTCTCCACTCTCTCCAGTCTCGAGGCTCTTCTTTATCTGAACAAGCCAGCACGTTCTGTCTGATCTCCATCATGCCCTGCCTGTAACATCACTAGACATTTGTCCTGGAATTAAGCATCCTTTCTTTAGCCTCTTTTGGTCATGGAAAAAAAAAAGCCTGCCCTTAGTGCCCTAGGTTCTTCTCTCCAAGTGAGATGCAGATTCATTTATCCCACGGAACAGGCAATGGGCGCTAGATACAGGCGAGATAGATGAACTAGTGTTCCCCGCATCCAGGGTTCGGTAACGTGGTTTCTGTTGTGATGTATTCAGGTATGTCAGGCACTGATACAACAAAGGAGACTAGAATTAGGTTTCGATTTGCAATGCCTTTTTCCGTTGCTAGCTTCTAGATTATTGTCCAAAACCATCTTCCAACACAAATTAATTGTCTTATCACATCTCATAAAATTAATTAATCAGTATGAAAAACTTACAGGAAGGAAGCAGTTGCTCCAGCCTCCAGTCCTCTGAGCTGAGCTAGCGGCAAAATGCACCAGGTAGCCAGCCATGGGGGTCGAAGCAGCAGGTATGTACTGTGTACACTCAGATGGCACCGTTGACAGCAAGGGCAACCCGGCCGAGAAGAAGAACACTGGCAACTGGCGTGCCTGCCACTACATCCTCGGTACGTATGTATATATACACACGGGTCCATTAATTGTTGCTCTGCTCTGATCCTGGTCTCTTGGTCCCGATGGATGGCTTGCCGAATTAGAGCGAACGAGTGCTGCGAACGGCTGGCGTACTACGGCGTGAGCACCAACTTGGTCAACTTCATGGAGAACCGCATGGGTATGGCCAAGGTAGCcgccgccaatagcatcaccACCTGGTCCGGCACCTGCTTCATCACCTCCCTCCTCGGGGCCTTCCTCGCCCACGCCTACCTCGGCCGATTCTGGACCATCGCCTCCTTCTGTCCTTCATGATCATCTACATCATCGTAAGATGACTTGCTCGTTGGGGAACGGAAGGGAAGATCACTTGCTCACCGTCTCGGTCGATGTGCAGGGTCTGGTGCTGCTGACGATAGCGACCTCGGCGAAGGGGCTGGTGCCATTCTGTGCCATCCGACGGCGGGATCAAGCCGTGCGTGTCGTCGTTCGGCGCGGACCAGTTCGACGACAGCGACGCCGGGAAGCGGCGCCGCAAGAGCTCCTTCTTCAACTGGTTCTACTTCTCCATCAACATCGACGCCCTCGTGGCGTCGTCGGTGCTGGTATACGTACAGACGCACGTGGGATGGGGGATGGGGCTTCGGCATccccgccatcgtcatcgtcgccgtcgGGACATTTTTCCTGGACGTGCCGCTCTACAGGCAACCGGCATCGCGCAGGTGCTCATCGCC
This region of Lolium perenne isolate Kyuss_39 chromosome 2, Kyuss_2.0, whole genome shotgun sequence genomic DNA includes:
- the LOC127329741 gene encoding protein NRT1/ PTR FAMILY 6.3-like, producing MGVEAAGMYCVHSDGTVDSKGNPAEKKNTGNWRACHYILGTANECCERLAYYGVSTNLVNFMENRMGMAKVAAANSITTWSGTCFITSLLGAFLAHAYLGRFWTIASFWSGAADDSDLGEGAGAILCHPTAGSSRACRRSARTSSTTATPGSGAARAPSSTGSTSPSTSTPSWRRRCWYTYRRTWDGGWGFGIPAIVIVAVGTFFLDVPLYRQPASRRCSSPRRASGASRLPVVSGDALYSPLDSTEGSRKLGHTEQFRFLDIGLVRFSQVLGCLPFSTFFFECSPGRFPT